Proteins from a genomic interval of Acidobacteriota bacterium:
- a CDS encoding HEAT repeat domain-containing protein, which yields MAINSQRTSVWQFSQALMLTACLVGASGWLVVNPISIQAQTSQESLLANLKNPDPVVRRKAAKELGEKRFREVSGALAQAAQTDTDPEVRANALESLGRLKDEAVIPAILDTLKDLSPQVRRAAVRALISYYIESDIGFVFAERKGLNVLNPFLDTDGPTIVEPYVQVDPRMTEALAQMMRDDAEVSLRRAAVRALGVLRADSQALALIGALDSDPNLRIDIFRVFIKLGRTEYGEYAIPYFSNDDREVRAQAIATAGLLRTHKAVEPLNTVYRLGEDKRGFKANINDFFKQVPERQRITLEALSQIGDPASKDVFEGNLRRDEDRRRWANEGLARMGDTSFVETISRNRLKEGSNSVKLAQAFALYRLGRPEYLDAIIKELEAMTLGDQATGYLYEVLSPADLHGPVRVATTGATVKILKVLGVIGTGESVPVIEPLLRDNNARVVNAANLAIQRIKLREQYQQGQLPVKPPLPQPQSPSRPRRTNPKDGGQS from the coding sequence ATGGCTATCAATTCCCAACGGACGTCTGTCTGGCAATTTTCCCAGGCATTGATGTTAACAGCTTGTTTGGTCGGCGCGAGTGGCTGGCTGGTGGTCAACCCCATTTCCATTCAGGCCCAAACCAGTCAGGAATCCCTGCTGGCGAATTTGAAAAATCCAGATCCAGTCGTTCGCCGAAAGGCAGCCAAGGAATTGGGCGAAAAGCGATTTCGCGAAGTCAGTGGAGCGCTGGCTCAGGCGGCGCAAACCGACACGGATCCTGAGGTGCGGGCCAATGCACTTGAATCGCTTGGACGTCTTAAAGACGAAGCGGTGATTCCAGCCATTCTTGATACTTTAAAAGATCTTTCCCCACAGGTGCGTCGGGCTGCGGTGCGGGCCCTCATTTCCTATTACATCGAAAGCGACATCGGATTTGTTTTTGCGGAGCGCAAGGGATTGAATGTCCTCAACCCCTTTCTGGATACCGACGGCCCAACCATTGTTGAGCCCTATGTCCAGGTTGACCCCCGGATGACCGAAGCCCTGGCCCAGATGATGCGTGATGATGCCGAAGTCAGCCTGCGTCGGGCTGCGGTGCGAGCACTTGGTGTTCTCCGGGCTGATTCGCAGGCGCTGGCGTTGATTGGTGCGCTTGATTCGGACCCAAATCTGCGAATTGACATCTTTCGGGTGTTTATCAAATTGGGGCGCACCGAATATGGCGAATATGCCATCCCCTACTTTTCCAACGATGATCGGGAAGTTCGAGCACAGGCAATTGCAACGGCAGGGTTGTTGCGGACCCACAAAGCCGTTGAGCCGCTCAACACGGTATATCGGTTGGGTGAAGATAAGCGGGGTTTCAAAGCCAACATTAACGATTTTTTCAAGCAAGTTCCTGAACGTCAACGAATTACGCTCGAAGCTTTATCCCAAATCGGTGACCCGGCCAGTAAAGATGTTTTTGAAGGAAACCTGCGTCGTGATGAAGACCGCCGCCGATGGGCCAATGAAGGACTGGCGCGGATGGGTGACACCAGCTTTGTGGAGACCATTTCGCGCAATCGTCTCAAAGAGGGCAGTAATAGCGTCAAGCTCGCCCAGGCATTTGCTCTCTACCGACTCGGACGGCCAGAGTATCTGGATGCCATTATCAAGGAACTTGAAGCCATGACGCTCGGTGATCAGGCGACCGGATATCTGTATGAAGTCCTCAGTCCGGCTGATTTACACGGCCCAGTCCGGGTTGCGACCACTGGCGCCACCGTGAAAATTCTCAAAGTCCTCGGTGTCATCGGCACCGGCGAAAGCGTCCCGGTCATTGAACCCCTGTTGCGTGATAATAATGCCCGGGTTGTGAATGCCGCTAACCTGGCGATCCAGCGCATCAAGCTCCGCGAGCAATATCAGCAAGGCCAGTTACCGGTCAAACCACCGCTCCCACAACCTCAATCTCCATCCCGTCCACGGCGTACCAACCCCAAAGATGGCGGCCAGTCATAA
- a CDS encoding aminomethyl transferase family protein has translation MMSVSETTAVVNSLETIHQTLQATMTEYASKSVPAHYGDVQAEYHTLQTGVGLIDLSAHGRIQVSGKERVQFLNGLVSNYIKPLQHGFGVPALFLTAQGKVIAACHIFGVDETFWIDLDAALAEKIYKSLFRFTFAGDFKVEDLAKNYGLLSLQGPLASAMLAAITGSNPGEWPITHQVDKVGGGTEDIPVLPLKKLQPGETEALVVRRARGTVDGYDLYIRREALAQTWNWLTNQGTAFHLRPVGWEAMELVRVEAGLPRYGVDVDENVIALEANLGSAVSYHKGCYVGQETVAKIHWRGHDQVARRLTQLVVEGADLPQRGSRIVKGEKEVGTLTSAIRSPRLGGAILALGYVRSSVIQAGGTLTIKNDDGTEVSAELKA, from the coding sequence ATGATGTCCGTTTCTGAAACAACTGCCGTGGTGAATTCACTGGAGACGATCCACCAAACACTCCAGGCAACAATGACTGAATATGCGTCCAAATCGGTGCCGGCCCACTACGGTGATGTTCAAGCCGAATACCATACTTTGCAGACTGGGGTTGGGTTGATTGATTTAAGCGCCCACGGGCGAATCCAGGTCAGTGGCAAAGAGCGCGTTCAGTTTCTAAATGGACTGGTCAGCAATTACATCAAGCCGTTGCAGCACGGCTTTGGGGTGCCCGCGCTCTTTCTTACAGCCCAGGGAAAAGTGATTGCCGCGTGTCATATTTTCGGTGTGGATGAAACCTTCTGGATTGATTTGGACGCCGCTCTGGCTGAAAAAATCTATAAATCCTTATTTCGCTTTACTTTCGCTGGTGACTTTAAAGTCGAGGATCTCGCCAAAAACTATGGGTTGCTTTCCCTGCAGGGCCCGCTAGCCAGCGCCATGCTGGCGGCTATCACCGGGAGCAACCCAGGTGAATGGCCCATAACCCATCAAGTTGATAAAGTTGGCGGCGGCACGGAAGATATTCCGGTATTGCCGCTGAAGAAGCTCCAACCTGGTGAAACCGAAGCACTTGTGGTCCGGCGGGCACGTGGAACAGTTGACGGATATGATCTCTATATTCGTCGCGAAGCACTGGCTCAAACCTGGAACTGGCTCACCAATCAGGGCACCGCATTTCACCTGCGTCCAGTTGGATGGGAAGCCATGGAACTGGTGCGCGTTGAAGCCGGCCTTCCCCGCTATGGCGTTGATGTGGATGAAAACGTGATTGCCCTCGAAGCCAACCTGGGTTCGGCGGTCAGCTACCATAAGGGATGTTATGTCGGCCAGGAAACCGTTGCCAAAATCCACTGGCGCGGACACGACCAGGTCGCCCGGAGGTTGACTCAGCTTGTCGTTGAAGGCGCGGACTTGCCGCAGCGTGGCAGCCGAATTGTGAAAGGCGAAAAAGAAGTCGGTACGCTCACCAGTGCCATTCGCTCGCCGCGGCTTGGCGGTGCTATTTTGGCGCTTGGGTATGTTCGCTCATCGGTCATTCAGGCTGGCGGAACGCTCACCATCAAAAACGATGACGGCACGGAAGTCAGCGCGGAACTGAAAGCCTGA